The Castanea sativa cultivar Marrone di Chiusa Pesio chromosome 4, ASM4071231v1 sequence TTTCTGGCAGGCATCAATCAAAGTTTATAAAGGAAATTGTGAAACATATTATGGATAGACATCAAGATGCACACATGAATGTTTCCATCTTCCCACCTGGAATGGATTCTGGTAAAGAGTACCTGAATCTCTTACTAAGTGTGATATCAGATGATGTTCTCATAATAGGCATCTGTGGAATGGGCAAAACAACAATTGCCAAAGCCGTGTATGATCAAAATTTCCAAAGATTTGAGGGCAGTAGTTTCCTTTCTGATGTAAGCAGAATTGCAGAAACACCAGATGGACTACTTGCTTTACAGGAACAGTTGCTTTCTGATATCCTAATAAAAGATAGTTTAAACATAGACAATGTTGAAAGAGGAactgaaataataaaaaatgaactttgCTGCAAGAGAATTCTTGTAGTTCTTGATAAAGTGAATAGCTTGGACCAATTAAATGCACTCGCTAGAAAGCGTGATTGGTATGGTTCAGGAAGTAGAATTACCATAACAACAGAAGATGCACAATTGCTCAATGTACTTGAAATTGATGATGTTTATGGAGCTCAGGGGATACAGGTTAGTGGTTCTTTATGTTATATAGTCTGAAACAGCTTGTATCTTACTCCAATAGATTCATCATATGCAGGTCATAGCGGATAAGTATAGGCAGAACCTTCAAATGATTGCAGATAAGAAAGATTTTATCTTGAAGTCCCTTGCTCAGGTATAGCAAGCTTTCTTTCTCAAGGCTGTTCCACGAATCAATCACCTCATTGTATTGCTTTGTAATGTAGGCTCATGAAAAGGAAAGGCTGCTCATTGCCGAAATAAAAGGCGAGCGAATGAAGAGGACCTCTGAGGTATAGTTCACATTTTCAAAGTCAGAAAGCTTAGAGAGGTAGACTGGCAAAACATTTGACTTGACTTTGAACTTGATAGGCACAAAATATCGATGACATAGAAGAAAGTCTGGATCAAATGTTCCCTTTAAGTACACTCACCTCCACAATGAATGCCATAATGATTGGAATGGGAGACCAGGGTTATGGACTTGGTGCTCTTCAAGGGAAAGCGCTCGATTTTGAGCTGGAAGAGGAGATCATAAGTAGGAACGCTTTGGTTGGTAATGGAGGGGAAACGAGAATGCCTCTGTGTTATGCATACGGGGGATTTGGTGAGAGAATTAATAGAGGTGATACAGCAAAAAAGGACTCAGTTCAGGGAACAATGCATTTGAGCATCCCGGGAATATCAGAGTATGGAgataaacaacaacaagaacTTTGAGAGTagaatgtgtgtgtatatatatagaataattcTAGTGACATACCTAATCCCATACTGAATTTCACAACATGCTGATATGTGCAATTGCAATTGATGAATATTTTTTGCTAACTCCTATTTATATGGACCAATAATTATTGATCAACTACTCATAGTTGCACAAGACAAAAACCAGATGTGAAAATGGGTATGTTTGTAGTATTGTGGATATTACGtgtatatagacacacacatcTTTGGTATATATAATTtcatgtgttttaaaaaaaattgtttatttgtggttttatttatttatttatttatttctagtGTGAAAAGAAGTGTTTGCTTTGTCAACCCATTAATTGATAGATTCAATACTAAATAGGTGGGTGATGTGACACAATACATTATAAGTTAGGCCCATCTATCATAGAAACCCCATTTTAATCATAATAGCCTTCAAGAAGTTCCACTCAACTCGTTCATAAGTTTCGCCAATGTCTAGTTTTAAGACCatttcacctctctctctctctctctctctctctctctctcatattatGAATGGTATGTAAGGTTTCATATGCAACAATGACATTAtccaatttatcaaaaaaacaatgacatcaatatatatatatataaaagcagagacctcatgcaagAGAGCATGAGGTTCTACCATGTGGCACTCTATTAGAGTGATTTGCATTTAGCTTttgtctccttcttcttcttctccttttttttccccccaaattTGCTGTAATCAATTACAATTATTCAATATTTCCCTCTAATATTTCCAATAACTCTCCTTCCTCATTTATTACTTCAACTCTCTATTAATTCTATTCAAGTGTCCCATGTATTATATGTTATCCATCCACTCACGTGACTTCTCTTCTCTTTATCAAAACACAAAATGGTTAACAATTCTCCCTTTATTTACTTTCCCATTAAATCACATTCATCATTTTGGCCCTCCTTTAACTCTATCTTTTTGGGCTCTTCCTCTCCTTATCAAAACCTTCAATGCCTGCCCCTTTGGAATTAAAACccattcatttgtttttttatttatatatagatttccAATTCTCTC is a genomic window containing:
- the LOC142630753 gene encoding disease resistance protein RPV1-like, which produces MEFTRVYTSSFSFLSAVTRCMHDVFLSFRGEDTRHNITQQLHRALVGANIPTFKDDINLQKGGEIASELLKAIQMSRIAIIVFSKNYATSRWCLDELVQILECKNQAGMLVLPIFYDVDPLHVEHQTGTFGEAFTAQEERFRNGNLTENKLEKWRAALTEAASLSKEWDLPNVASWHQSKFIKEIVKHIMDRHQDAHMNVSIFPPGMDSGKEYLNLLLSVISDDVLIIGICGMGKTTIAKAVYDQNFQRFEGSSFLSDVSRIAETPDGLLALQEQLLSDILIKDSLNIDNVERGTEIIKNELCCKRILVVLDKVNSLDQLNALARKRDWYGSGSRITITTEDAQLLNVLEIDDVYGAQGIQVIADKYRQNLQMIADKKDFILKSLAQAHEKERLLIAEIKGERMKRTSEAQNIDDIEESLDQMFPLSTLTSTMNAIMIGMGDQGYGLGALQGKALDFELEEEIISRNALVGNGGETRMPLCYAYGGFGERINRGDTAKKDSVQGTMHLSIPGISEYGDKQQQEL